Proteins encoded in a region of the Brevefilum fermentans genome:
- a CDS encoding YifB family Mg chelatase-like AAA ATPase: MLARVYSCAVIGLDGVVVEVEVDTGGGLPKMVIVGLPDTAVQESRERVQSAVKNAGFYYPRRRVTVNLAPASVRKEGPAYDLPIAVGVLIATNQLDPQTVENTLIIGELSLDGGVRHVKGVLPMAALARQAGYRTVVVPEVDAPEAALIPGITVIPAPTLNALFDHLRGDALLSPAVPPEHDPEEILVDTDFSEIKGQEHVKRALEVAAAGGHNLLMIGPPGSGKTLMARALPSILPAMTIDEELDVTRIYSVADMLPSDVPLIRARPFRAPHHTISHAGLVGGGNWPHPGEISLAHRGVLFLDELPEFSSKVLEVLRQPLEDKVVTISRAQGSLTFPANFQLAAAMNPCPCGYFGDPSRPCTCSSTTVTRYQKRVSGPLMDRIDIHMQVPRVEYAKLRDLKTGESSAEVRARVEEARARQRQRFEGTSIASNADMYPAQIRKYCELDDACQALMKTAMRQMQLTARAYHRVLKLSRTIADLAGSEEITQVHLAEALQYRPKLELM; the protein is encoded by the coding sequence ATGCTGGCACGTGTTTATTCATGCGCAGTAATCGGCCTGGACGGCGTTGTCGTTGAAGTCGAAGTCGACACCGGCGGCGGGCTGCCCAAGATGGTCATTGTCGGATTGCCGGATACGGCTGTACAGGAAAGCCGCGAGCGGGTGCAGTCGGCGGTGAAGAATGCCGGGTTTTACTATCCGCGCCGCCGAGTAACGGTCAACCTGGCACCGGCATCGGTGCGTAAGGAAGGGCCGGCTTACGATCTACCGATTGCGGTGGGAGTGTTGATTGCCACCAATCAGCTCGATCCACAGACCGTGGAAAATACGCTCATCATCGGTGAGCTTTCTTTAGATGGGGGAGTGCGCCATGTCAAGGGCGTGCTGCCGATGGCAGCCCTTGCCAGGCAGGCAGGATATCGCACCGTGGTGGTCCCCGAGGTGGACGCCCCAGAGGCCGCGTTGATCCCGGGCATCACCGTGATTCCTGCACCAACACTCAACGCGCTGTTTGACCATTTACGGGGTGATGCGCTGCTTTCTCCTGCTGTTCCGCCAGAACATGACCCTGAAGAGATTTTGGTTGATACTGACTTCAGCGAGATCAAGGGACAGGAGCATGTCAAACGTGCACTGGAGGTGGCAGCCGCGGGCGGGCATAACCTGCTGATGATCGGTCCGCCTGGCTCGGGAAAGACGCTGATGGCGCGGGCACTTCCGTCGATTTTGCCGGCAATGACGATCGACGAGGAGCTGGATGTGACCCGTATTTACAGCGTGGCGGATATGCTGCCCTCAGATGTGCCATTGATCCGCGCGCGTCCCTTCCGTGCGCCACACCACACCATCAGCCATGCCGGGCTGGTGGGCGGAGGCAACTGGCCACACCCCGGCGAGATCAGCCTGGCGCATCGCGGCGTGCTGTTCCTGGATGAGCTGCCGGAGTTCAGCTCGAAGGTGCTGGAGGTGCTGCGCCAGCCGCTGGAGGACAAGGTGGTGACGATCAGCCGCGCCCAGGGCTCGCTGACCTTTCCGGCTAATTTTCAGTTGGCTGCGGCGATGAACCCCTGCCCATGTGGCTATTTTGGCGACCCGAGCCGACCGTGCACCTGCTCATCCACGACGGTGACGCGCTATCAGAAGCGCGTCTCCGGGCCGCTGATGGACCGCATCGATATTCACATGCAGGTGCCGCGTGTGGAGTATGCCAAGCTGCGTGATTTAAAAACGGGGGAATCTTCTGCAGAAGTGCGTGCGCGGGTGGAGGAGGCTCGTGCGCGACAACGCCAGCGCTTTGAGGGCACGTCAATAGCCAGCAACGCGGATATGTACCCGGCACAAATTCGCAAGTATTGCGAGCTGGATGACGCCTGCCAGGCGCTGATGAAAACCGCCATGCGCCAGATGCAGCTTACCGCGCGGGCGTATCACCGGGTACTGAAACTCAGCCGCACGATCGCGGATTTGGCGGGGTCGGAGGAAATCACCCAGGTGCACCTGGCGGAGGCGCTGCAGTACCGCCCGAAGTTGGAGCTGATGTAG
- a CDS encoding HAD family hydrolase gives MTIEAVIFDLDDLMIDSERFHFDALKRLMKKYGKSTPEEWFAPMIGLDNYECAEFVIKNAQLPLPVDAYLDQMIENLIELLPQMINPNPGLFELIDMLTGSGISLGVASNSFKKYVTLALESLGVIDSFACVITAEDVEQGKPAPDIYLLAAQCLETEPERCLALEDSPVGMIAALSAGMSCAVIPNQYIKGANFSDATYVFPSLVELTQAIPEILSQNQQ, from the coding sequence ATGACGATTGAAGCTGTAATTTTTGATTTGGATGATTTGATGATTGATAGTGAGCGGTTTCACTTTGATGCTCTGAAACGGTTGATGAAAAAATATGGTAAAAGCACTCCTGAGGAATGGTTTGCCCCGATGATCGGTCTGGACAACTATGAATGTGCTGAATTTGTGATCAAAAATGCTCAACTGCCGCTGCCTGTTGACGCATATCTTGATCAGATGATTGAGAACCTGATTGAATTATTGCCGCAGATGATCAATCCAAACCCAGGCTTATTCGAATTAATTGACATGTTGACGGGCTCTGGTATTAGTTTAGGCGTGGCATCGAACAGCTTTAAAAAGTATGTGACGCTGGCACTGGAATCCCTGGGCGTGATTGATTCTTTTGCCTGTGTCATCACGGCTGAAGATGTTGAGCAGGGCAAACCAGCGCCGGATATTTATTTGTTGGCTGCCCAATGCCTGGAAACAGAACCTGAACGTTGCCTGGCGCTGGAGGATTCGCCAGTAGGAATGATTGCCGCATTGAGCGCCGGCATGTCCTGTGCGGTGATTCCAAATCAGTACATCAAAGGTGCAAATTTCTCGGATGCGACCTATGTTTTCCCGTCACTGGTGGAATTAACGCAGGCAATACCTGAAATATTATCTCAAAATCAGCAATGA
- a CDS encoding type II toxin-antitoxin system PemK/MazF family toxin, giving the protein MHRGEIWLINLDPTVGAEIKKSRPAVIVNVDEVGVLPLRVIVPITTWKEHYSQAPWLVKLHPTGQNGLDQTSAADAFQIRSLSVERFIHCIGNVDSETLSTILDAVKVVLGF; this is encoded by the coding sequence ATGCATAGGGGAGAAATTTGGTTAATCAACCTTGACCCCACCGTAGGCGCTGAGATCAAGAAATCACGGCCTGCTGTGATTGTCAATGTGGATGAGGTTGGGGTGCTTCCCTTGCGTGTGATCGTTCCCATAACAACGTGGAAAGAGCATTATTCACAAGCACCCTGGTTGGTTAAGCTCCATCCAACGGGACAAAATGGGCTTGATCAGACCTCTGCAGCAGATGCGTTTCAGATTCGATCCCTGTCAGTTGAACGCTTTATTCACTGCATTGGAAATGTTGACTCGGAAACGCTTTCCACGATTCTTGATGCTGTTAAAGTTGTTCTGGGTTTTTAA
- a CDS encoding serine/threonine-protein kinase codes for MANSVQGSLYTWQIGDRPIGSGDAGEVYAVVCLEQPELSGVLKRPARVATAGTIQRQAVQIAQEAHALDLLNGLTGRKAHPPRLLDQAPDYTRGTANYFMVSEAASGEALSTMLSRAHKAGKPFPRRVIITVLDALFDMFSAAHQAGVLWNDVKLEHIYWDNPSGSVSVIDWGNAIFLDDQHPRTHPRWQDYQQMVEALGSFLQSAAPDLFEDLGWDEFHNKTLDASLVSTLARRISYQQQVIALQVMEYQSLIRVILNNEPALEGLRKIREYLQVLELTGAPWEREEILQYSRSLVENSLKEKSSQTTVSVTAQVWEIFNDSLGLPWHLLREYCRHIDILTHTAFPDLVRHTLNARWRHALWTAGTIARGNPVPIWWDALIPAMRQEALQTQLISPYQACRALYTWAKESRKQGLLNQLEPILVGWRVKDDEVDVNPFDDKFLELVRNNSDLPGRIISKARQSYALGEEILRELIIAWQEANWEALSKAFRHLFSWDPDRWSVIPLEDQVESLKYWLKDLYEGPQTSNRLQQFLEEMFTTRPAVDRVLGPIPWLSALNDSLNAILQGAPISSHKEVVTVYCPWLLHYTDICSADPRPPEVENSVLNTLLTAFLTSLKSWQGMDTSLKAIQAQAPSVYPLCQRLFDHFQKVFSLNISPAEDQPVYLWSLPEALREANHTLQALNKWRQCLAEQNLSEGSQCLEPFERQGWVLASQARQVTLRWQQIIIPVLDAIRALKSMDEIEPNPTDSDALTLFNIYQSCQVLKKVWDQVYSSGIFINLLEALEANIESARSSFLDWRVTLEYSSDPVERLVYLCQLDKIRQISNCLMRATHHSHQAKLHFSLFTDGDPVSIEVQKKNIKNILYHLASLEAELITDPDSRRFTGYQVAFDQIADAATAEARHALIGGLTEEHPFYAWLVKSTFA; via the coding sequence TTGGCAAATTCGGTTCAGGGAAGCTTATATACATGGCAGATCGGTGATCGCCCAATTGGCAGCGGTGATGCTGGTGAAGTGTATGCCGTGGTGTGCCTTGAGCAACCCGAACTGAGCGGCGTGTTGAAAAGACCCGCCAGGGTGGCAACTGCCGGGACCATTCAGCGCCAGGCCGTCCAGATTGCACAGGAGGCACACGCCCTCGATCTTTTGAATGGTCTTACAGGAAGAAAAGCCCATCCACCCCGCTTGTTAGACCAGGCACCCGATTACACCAGAGGTACTGCCAATTATTTTATGGTCAGTGAGGCTGCCTCCGGCGAAGCTCTGTCCACAATGCTCTCAAGGGCTCACAAGGCCGGGAAACCCTTTCCTCGCCGGGTAATAATCACAGTTTTAGATGCCCTGTTTGACATGTTTTCCGCTGCTCATCAAGCTGGCGTATTGTGGAATGACGTTAAGCTAGAGCACATCTACTGGGATAACCCAAGCGGGTCAGTCAGCGTGATTGATTGGGGTAATGCGATCTTCCTTGACGACCAGCACCCCAGAACCCATCCCCGCTGGCAGGATTATCAACAGATGGTGGAAGCCCTGGGCAGTTTTCTCCAAAGCGCTGCCCCAGACCTGTTTGAAGACCTCGGCTGGGACGAATTCCATAACAAAACCCTTGATGCTTCCCTGGTTTCCACGCTTGCACGGCGGATTTCCTATCAACAGCAGGTGATCGCCCTGCAGGTGATGGAGTATCAATCGCTCATTCGAGTGATCCTCAACAATGAACCCGCCCTCGAAGGCTTGCGAAAGATCCGAGAGTATCTTCAAGTGCTCGAATTGACGGGGGCTCCCTGGGAGCGTGAAGAAATCCTCCAGTACAGCCGGTCACTGGTTGAAAACAGCCTGAAAGAAAAAAGCTCCCAAACCACGGTCAGTGTCACAGCACAGGTGTGGGAGATCTTCAACGACTCGCTCGGCCTTCCCTGGCATTTGCTGCGCGAATACTGCCGCCATATCGACATCCTCACCCACACAGCCTTTCCTGACCTGGTCAGGCACACCTTGAACGCCAGGTGGCGGCACGCATTGTGGACAGCAGGGACAATCGCCAGGGGGAACCCGGTGCCCATCTGGTGGGATGCGTTGATTCCGGCGATGCGCCAGGAAGCCCTTCAAACCCAGTTAATCTCCCCATACCAGGCCTGTCGGGCGCTGTATACCTGGGCAAAAGAAAGCCGCAAACAAGGCCTGCTCAACCAGTTAGAGCCGATCCTGGTCGGATGGCGAGTTAAGGACGATGAGGTGGATGTCAATCCATTTGACGATAAGTTTCTGGAGCTTGTACGCAACAATTCCGATCTTCCAGGTCGGATAATATCTAAAGCCAGGCAGAGCTATGCACTGGGTGAAGAGATCCTACGGGAATTGATCATTGCCTGGCAAGAAGCAAATTGGGAGGCTCTGTCCAAAGCCTTCCGCCACCTGTTCAGCTGGGACCCGGACCGTTGGAGCGTCATTCCACTTGAGGATCAGGTTGAAAGCCTGAAGTATTGGCTTAAAGACCTGTACGAAGGTCCGCAAACCTCGAACCGCTTGCAGCAATTTTTAGAAGAAATGTTCACCACTCGCCCTGCCGTTGATCGTGTATTGGGTCCAATCCCCTGGCTTTCTGCCCTAAACGATTCCCTCAACGCCATTTTGCAGGGAGCCCCCATCTCAAGCCACAAGGAAGTCGTGACCGTTTATTGTCCCTGGTTGCTGCACTATACCGACATTTGCAGCGCTGATCCCCGCCCGCCAGAAGTTGAAAACAGTGTTTTGAACACACTGCTAACCGCGTTCCTGACGAGCCTGAAAAGCTGGCAAGGGATGGATACCAGCCTAAAAGCGATCCAGGCACAAGCTCCGTCAGTCTATCCGCTGTGTCAGCGGTTGTTCGATCATTTCCAAAAAGTTTTCTCTTTGAACATCTCCCCCGCAGAGGACCAGCCAGTTTATCTGTGGTCACTTCCCGAAGCATTGCGGGAGGCTAACCATACCCTGCAAGCGCTAAATAAATGGCGGCAATGTCTCGCTGAACAAAACCTCTCTGAAGGCAGCCAGTGTCTGGAACCCTTTGAACGCCAGGGGTGGGTCCTCGCCTCACAGGCACGCCAGGTGACACTGCGCTGGCAGCAGATCATTATCCCCGTTTTAGATGCGATTCGCGCCTTGAAGTCCATGGATGAAATCGAGCCTAACCCAACGGACTCGGATGCTCTCACACTCTTTAATATCTATCAAAGCTGCCAGGTGCTTAAAAAAGTTTGGGACCAGGTTTACAGTTCCGGTATTTTTATCAATCTGCTCGAAGCACTGGAAGCCAACATCGAATCCGCTCGCTCAAGTTTTCTTGATTGGCGTGTTACTCTGGAATATTCATCCGACCCGGTTGAGCGCCTGGTTTACCTGTGTCAGCTCGATAAGATACGCCAAATATCAAATTGTTTAATGCGTGCAACCCATCACAGCCACCAGGCGAAGCTCCATTTTTCTCTGTTCACAGATGGCGACCCGGTTAGCATCGAGGTACAAAAAAAGAACATCAAAAACATTCTTTATCATCTGGCTTCCCTTGAAGCTGAGCTGATCACCGATCCTGATAGCCGACGGTTTACCGGTTATCAGGTTGCCTTCGATCAAATTGCAGATGCTGCCACTGCCGAAGCTCGCCATGCATTAATTGGCGGATTGACGGAAGAGCACCCATTTTACGCCTGGCTGGTAAAATCAACGTTTGCATAA
- the ruvC gene encoding crossover junction endodeoxyribonuclease RuvC: MRILGIDPGLATTGFGLIQAGDQSQYQCIEFGIISTPADQADADRLKILHTELTALIQRHQPQTSAVEKLYFQKNVKTALAVGQARGVVLLSLAQAGVPIFEYNPNEVKQTVCGYGNAAKSQVQHMVQTLLNLDNLPRPDDAADALAIAICHLHHQAFNDAVLRSQQA; the protein is encoded by the coding sequence ATGCGCATCCTTGGCATTGATCCTGGTTTAGCCACTACCGGTTTTGGACTGATCCAGGCTGGTGATCAGTCTCAGTATCAATGCATTGAATTTGGCATCATTTCCACCCCTGCAGATCAGGCAGACGCAGATCGACTTAAAATTCTGCATACCGAGCTGACCGCGTTAATTCAACGCCACCAACCTCAAACCAGCGCAGTCGAAAAACTCTATTTCCAGAAGAACGTCAAAACAGCCCTCGCTGTCGGGCAAGCGCGTGGTGTGGTCCTGTTGTCCCTTGCACAGGCGGGTGTGCCCATCTTTGAATACAACCCGAACGAAGTGAAGCAAACCGTATGCGGTTACGGTAATGCCGCAAAAAGCCAGGTTCAGCACATGGTTCAGACCTTGCTCAACCTGGATAATTTACCCAGGCCGGATGATGCCGCTGACGCCCTGGCCATCGCCATCTGTCACTTGCACCACCAGGCGTTTAACGATGCCGTTTTGCGCTCACAACAGGCATGA
- a CDS encoding YebC/PmpR family DNA-binding transcriptional regulator, whose amino-acid sequence MAGHSHWSTIKRKKSAADAKKGKIFTRVAREIVIAAREGGGDPNMNVRLGLAIEKAKAANMPKESIDRAIKRGTGEDKDGANFEEILYEGFAPNGIALMIECVTENRNRTVAELRHALNRAGGGLGDPGSVGWQFDRMSYFALLSEEHDLEVIFELAVEAGADDIQHDDELIEIYGAPSAFKSIADQLTKANITPEESGVRYVPKQEVSLDVEATIKVMKAIEAIEDLDDVQNVYANLDVSAEAIQALENE is encoded by the coding sequence ATGGCTGGGCATTCACACTGGTCGACCATTAAACGCAAGAAGAGCGCTGCAGATGCAAAGAAAGGTAAGATTTTCACCCGGGTTGCCCGCGAAATTGTAATTGCCGCGCGCGAGGGCGGCGGCGACCCCAATATGAATGTGCGTTTGGGCTTGGCGATTGAAAAAGCTAAAGCTGCCAACATGCCCAAGGAAAGCATCGATCGCGCCATCAAGCGCGGCACCGGTGAAGATAAAGACGGCGCCAATTTTGAAGAAATCCTCTACGAGGGTTTTGCGCCCAATGGCATCGCTTTGATGATTGAGTGTGTGACCGAAAACCGCAACCGTACGGTCGCTGAACTTCGGCATGCCCTGAATCGCGCGGGCGGCGGCCTGGGAGACCCGGGATCGGTCGGCTGGCAATTTGATCGCATGAGTTATTTTGCCCTGCTCAGCGAAGAGCATGATCTTGAGGTCATATTCGAACTGGCAGTCGAAGCCGGCGCAGATGATATCCAGCATGATGACGAGCTCATCGAGATCTACGGAGCGCCCAGCGCATTTAAGTCCATTGCTGATCAGCTCACAAAAGCCAACATCACGCCCGAGGAATCTGGAGTTCGCTACGTCCCCAAACAGGAGGTCTCCCTGGATGTCGAAGCGACCATCAAGGTGATGAAAGCGATCGAGGCTATTGAAGACCTGGATGATGTACAAAACGTGTATGCCAACCTGGACGTCAGCGCAGAAGCGATCCAGGCCCTGGAAAACGAATAG
- a CDS encoding TrmH family RNA methyltransferase, which translates to MMITSFSNPKIKAIRKLEERKARQETGLFFIEGLRTVGEAIQTGAPIETLVIAPQLLISTFGQSLLAHPAVQAVETITVSSEVFERIAHKDGPQGIGAIVRQQWHSLNAIPVSSTAVWVALDRIADPGNLGSIMRTADASGCQGIILLGACADPHDPTAVKASMGSIFSLKLVTSDWESFLKWRTGNQIALIGTSDMAPTDYQDITYPRPLVLLMGSERHGLPAEAVAACDALVRIPMQGRADSLNVSVATGIVLYEIYNQSKKLDTIEP; encoded by the coding sequence ATGATGATCACCAGCTTTTCCAACCCCAAAATCAAAGCAATTCGAAAGCTTGAGGAAAGAAAAGCCCGCCAGGAGACGGGTTTATTTTTCATCGAGGGTTTACGCACCGTGGGCGAAGCAATTCAGACCGGTGCCCCGATTGAAACCCTCGTAATTGCCCCGCAACTATTGATCAGCACATTCGGTCAATCCCTCCTGGCGCACCCTGCGGTTCAAGCGGTTGAAACAATCACCGTCAGCAGTGAGGTCTTCGAGCGAATCGCCCATAAAGACGGTCCCCAGGGGATTGGCGCCATTGTCCGTCAGCAATGGCATTCCCTGAATGCGATACCGGTCAGCAGCACCGCTGTGTGGGTTGCCCTCGACCGGATCGCTGACCCCGGTAACCTGGGCAGCATCATGCGCACTGCAGATGCCAGCGGCTGTCAGGGCATCATCCTGCTGGGCGCCTGCGCAGATCCCCACGACCCCACCGCAGTCAAGGCCAGCATGGGCTCAATCTTTTCTCTTAAACTGGTGACATCCGATTGGGAGTCATTCCTCAAATGGCGTACCGGGAACCAGATTGCGCTGATCGGTACCTCGGATATGGCCCCTACCGATTACCAGGACATCACCTACCCGCGTCCCCTGGTGTTATTGATGGGCAGTGAGCGACATGGCCTGCCCGCTGAAGCAGTTGCCGCTTGCGATGCTCTTGTGCGCATTCCCATGCAGGGTCGGGCTGATTCGCTCAATGTGTCGGTCGCCACCGGGATTGTTCTGTATGAAATTTACAACCAATCCAAAAAACTTGATACAATAGAGCCATGA
- a CDS encoding DUF3592 domain-containing protein encodes MSFSLNDSMAGPICGGLAGIALFFFSIFLFVKVTRERQKARASLNWPSVEGKITAQWVNRSEVHDEDGVHVSYIPKVVFEYTVEGLSFQGQRIAFGSEASFNSRKKAEAFLAGYPKDGAIMVYYNPEDPSDAVLSQTMRSFFGGIIGALVLFATSLFLMFQVVKGLINAFFP; translated from the coding sequence ATGTCCTTTTCACTGAATGATAGTATGGCAGGACCGATTTGTGGTGGTTTGGCTGGGATTGCTTTATTCTTTTTTTCAATCTTCTTATTTGTAAAAGTTACACGTGAAAGGCAAAAAGCTCGAGCAAGCCTGAACTGGCCATCCGTCGAAGGGAAGATCACAGCGCAGTGGGTGAACCGATCCGAGGTGCACGACGAAGACGGCGTGCATGTTAGCTACATACCTAAAGTTGTTTTCGAATACACCGTTGAAGGTCTATCTTTTCAAGGGCAACGGATCGCGTTTGGCAGTGAAGCCAGCTTTAATTCGCGTAAAAAAGCTGAGGCTTTCCTGGCTGGATATCCAAAGGATGGTGCTATCATGGTTTACTACAATCCCGAAGACCCATCTGATGCCGTTCTCTCGCAAACCATGCGCAGTTTTTTTGGTGGCATCATCGGTGCGCTTGTTTTGTTTGCCACCAGCCTGTTTTTGATGTTCCAGGTTGTAAAGGGATTGATCAACGCGTTCTTTCCTTAA
- a CDS encoding DUF6290 family protein: MERVQILLDPEQKQILKKIAKQENRNFSELVRNMLDEQINKHLRTQLAAAAQALRDDYEADQELTAFTAVDGDDFNA; encoded by the coding sequence ATGGAACGGGTTCAGATTTTGCTTGATCCTGAGCAGAAACAAATATTGAAAAAAATTGCCAAACAAGAAAATCGAAATTTTTCGGAGCTTGTGAGAAACATGCTGGATGAGCAAATCAATAAACATCTCAGAACTCAACTGGCTGCCGCAGCACAGGCTTTACGGGATGATTACGAGGCCGATCAAGAGTTGACTGCCTTTACCGCTGTGGATGGGGACGACTTCAATGCATAG
- the ruvA gene encoding Holliday junction branch migration protein RuvA — protein sequence MIASISGEITHVLERQVVVNVGGVGLLVNLTEATCIACYPGMKRAFHTFLVVREDQLALYGFETPEERELFVHLIGVSGIGPRIAMAALSALSPETIRRAITADLPEIFAKVPGIGKKTAQKIILDLQGKIQPLEPLEAVSRMDEIDAEVLEALTALGYSVVEAQTALQSLSKEDQHTDAETRLRKALQFFG from the coding sequence ATGATTGCCAGCATTAGCGGAGAGATTACCCATGTTCTGGAAAGGCAGGTCGTCGTCAATGTGGGCGGTGTTGGATTGCTCGTCAACCTGACTGAAGCGACCTGCATCGCCTGCTATCCCGGCATGAAACGGGCTTTTCATACGTTCCTGGTCGTCAGAGAAGATCAGCTTGCACTGTACGGCTTTGAAACCCCCGAAGAGCGTGAACTGTTCGTCCACCTGATTGGCGTCAGCGGCATCGGGCCAAGAATTGCCATGGCAGCCCTCTCCGCCCTCTCCCCTGAGACCATTCGACGGGCGATCACTGCAGATCTCCCCGAAATCTTTGCCAAAGTTCCGGGTATCGGGAAAAAGACCGCCCAAAAGATTATCCTGGACCTGCAGGGAAAGATCCAACCGCTGGAACCCCTCGAAGCAGTCTCCCGGATGGATGAGATCGATGCCGAGGTTTTGGAAGCCCTCACCGCCCTGGGCTATTCTGTTGTGGAAGCTCAAACAGCCCTGCAATCCCTTTCCAAAGAAGATCAACATACAGATGCTGAAACGCGTCTGCGCAAAGCCTTACAGTTTTTCGGGTGA
- the serC gene encoding 3-phosphoserine/phosphohydroxythreonine transaminase — protein sequence MQYGRIYNFSAGPSMLPEPVLEEIQAELLNYRGSGMCVMEMSHRSKVFQTIVDEAEADLRTLLGIPDNYKVLFIQGGATLQFSMIPMNLMKNGVADYIVTGSWSDKAYKEALKFGEINLLASSKDKNYSYIPDVSNLPISENADYVYICENETIHGTTYQALPNTKGKVLVSDQSSMFLSKPCNVADYGLIFAGVQKNVGPAGMAIVIIREDLIDPDLDPKTPTYLRYNIFSENGSMYNTPNCWAIYVCGKVFKHLLNLGGLDAMQKINEDKAAILYEFLDNSKMFKGTVEKKDRSVMNVPFVTESKELDAEVVAATKTAGFDNLKGHRSVGGLRASIYNAMPKEGVEALVNFLKDFEENYGK from the coding sequence ATGCAGTACGGACGAATCTACAATTTTTCTGCAGGACCCAGTATGCTCCCCGAACCCGTTCTTGAAGAAATTCAGGCAGAACTGCTGAACTATCGGGGCTCTGGTATGTGTGTGATGGAAATGAGCCATCGCAGCAAAGTTTTCCAAACCATCGTTGATGAGGCTGAGGCAGATCTGCGAACTCTGCTGGGAATCCCGGATAATTACAAGGTGTTATTTATCCAGGGCGGTGCGACGCTTCAATTCAGCATGATCCCCATGAATCTCATGAAAAACGGGGTGGCGGATTATATTGTTACGGGAAGCTGGTCTGATAAAGCATACAAAGAAGCATTGAAATTTGGAGAGATAAATCTGCTCGCATCCAGCAAGGATAAAAATTACAGCTACATTCCCGATGTTTCTAACCTGCCCATCTCAGAAAATGCAGACTATGTCTATATCTGCGAGAATGAGACCATCCACGGAACGACTTACCAGGCATTGCCAAATACGAAAGGCAAAGTGCTCGTCTCGGATCAATCCTCAATGTTCCTATCAAAACCCTGCAATGTTGCGGATTATGGTTTGATTTTCGCTGGAGTTCAGAAGAATGTTGGGCCGGCTGGAATGGCAATTGTCATTATCCGAGAAGACCTGATTGATCCTGACCTGGATCCAAAAACACCGACATACCTGCGCTATAATATCTTCTCTGAAAACGGCTCAATGTATAATACACCCAACTGTTGGGCGATATACGTATGTGGAAAAGTCTTTAAACATTTGCTCAATCTTGGTGGACTTGATGCGATGCAAAAAATTAACGAAGACAAAGCCGCGATTCTTTACGAATTCCTTGACAACAGCAAAATGTTCAAGGGGACTGTAGAAAAGAAGGATCGCTCTGTGATGAACGTTCCATTTGTCACCGAAAGCAAGGAACTTGATGCAGAAGTGGTGGCGGCGACGAAAACAGCAGGCTTTGATAATTTAAAGGGGCACCGGAGCGTGGGTGGTTTGCGGGCTTCCATCTATAACGCCATGCCAAAGGAAGGCGTGGAAGCTCTGGTCAACTTCTTGAAGGATTTTGAAGAAAATTACGGCAAATAG